Genomic segment of Bacteroidota bacterium:
GAACCCCGGGAAGGTAAAGAGGAAGGAACTCCCCGATTTCCTGAAGGGCGGGTTCCAGGAGGGGGCGGCGGACGAGCCCGTCGACTGCACGCAGCACATCCTCCGGGTGCTCGAGCATCTGAAGCTCGACGCGCTGATCGCAATCGGCGGCGACGACACGCTCAGTTACGCCGTGCGCCTTCACAAGGAAGGCTTTCCGGTGGTGTGCATCCCCAAAACGATGGATAACGACGTTCACGGAACCGACTACTGCATCGGGTTTTCGACCGCGGTGACGCGGAGCGTCGAATACATCCACGCGTTGCGGACTCCCGCCGGATCGCACGAGCGGATCGCCGTGGTCGAGCTGTTCGGCAGGTATTCGGGGGAAACGTCGTTGATCTCCGCCTACCTCGCGGGAGTCGACCGGGCCATCATCACCGAGGTCGATTTCGACATCGAAAAACTCATCGGATATCTCGTCGAGGATCGCAACGAAAATCCGAGCCGGTACGCGATCATGACGATTTCGGAAGGCGCCAAGCCCCTGGGCGGCCAGATGATCATGAAGGGGGAGGCCGACGCGTACGGCCATAAGAAACTGGGCGGCATCGGCGAGTACGTGGCTCACGAACTCGAGAAGAGGTCCGGCATCCGGTCCGTTTATCAGCAGCTCGCCTATCTCATGCGGAGCGGGGCGCCCGACGCGCTCGATCTCATGGTCTCGACAAGCTATGGGCATCTCGCGATGGACCTTCTCCTGAAAAAACAGGTCGGCAGGATGGTCGCCCTCCGCGACGGAAAATATACAACGGTTTCCGCAAATATCATCGCCGAAGGAAAGAAACGGGTCGATGTCGACGAGCTCTACGACGTCGATCAATACCGGCCGAAAGTCGCACACCTTCTCGGGAAGCCAATGTTTCTCTATTAGAGATGCACCCTGCGGAACAGAGGCAGTTCCGCTCGCAACGCAACACGATCAAACGGTCTGCGGCGACTCCCAATCGTCGATTTTCAGGAGGATGTCATGCTAAAACTATCCGTCACCACGGCAGTTCTTCTCACGCTGTTTGCGCTCAGCTGCAAGGGTCCGGAAGGGCCCGCGGGACCGGCCGGCCCTTCCGGGACCGGCATCGAGTCTCTGAGCGACCCCTCCGTTCAGCCGAGGGTGATTTATACATACCCCCCTGCGAATGTCCCGGGTCCGTACGACGACTTCTACCAATTGCTCGGCTGGTACGGGGAGGGGGACTACGGATTCTATATTCCGATTTACATTTCCCAGTTCCAGGTCCGGTTCAACAAGTACATGGACCGGAGCTCGGTCAGAAGATCGATCGCCGTTTCTTCGCCGGACGGAGGGGTTCGCGCCGACACGAATTACATGATCTCCCTCGGAGGCGACGTCTTTTTGATCAATCCCGTCGACACGCTCGGAAATCGCTTCTCCCAGTGGAAGGTCGGGGAGACATACACGTTCGGAGTCGCGGCAGGTGCCCGCGATATCAACGGAAACACGTTCCAACCGGGTTTCTCAATGAGCTTCACTCCGGAGCCCTTCTTTCGCGTCAGGAAGGTCTCCCCTCCGGACGGTGCGAGCGACGTAACCCCCCAGGGGTTGTACTACGGCGAGATCGTGCTCGTCTTCAACAGCAGGGTCGATACTTCTGTCTTCTCTTCGATTCAGATCACGCCCGATATTCCGGGCGACTGGTGGCTGTCGTACGATTCGACGTCGATCTACCGCTGGGTCGGCCAGGATCTGAGGAACAGCACATCGTATACGATGACCGTGAACACCACTGCTCACGACAGAGCCGGGAATCATCTTCCGGTGCCGTTCACCTCCTCCTTCACGACATCTCCGTTTAGAATCACTCACACCTATCCGGCGAACCACGCCGGAAACGTAGAAGTCCGCCCCTATATTGCCTTCGAGTTTGCCGGGGTCCTCGATTCAGCCACCGTCCGTTCTTCGTTCCGGATCCAGCCCGCCGCAACCGGCATTCTTAACCTCTACTCCAATTCTACCAACTTCCAATTCAGCCTGGGGCGGGACCTCCTTTTTGATTCAACCTATATCGTCACGATCGACACGACGCTCCGCTCCCGGCAGGGCCTGCGGCTCGCCGAACCGTACGTGCTCACGTTCAAGACACTGCCGTTCGAGATCAACTCCACATACCCTTTGAACCATCAGAGGTATGTCGATCGGGGGACAAACCTTGTCGTGCATTTCGATGCAGAAATAGATACAAGCACCGTCCGCTCCTCCTTCTCGCTCGCGGACTCGGCGGGCGCCGCCGTTCCCGGAACGCTTCCGTCGTCAGGCTGGCCGACAAATTCATTTGTTTTTTATCCAGGCCTCCTCCTGGCTCCGAATGCCGCCTACACTGCGACCATATCGACAGGCTTGCGGTCGGCTTCTGGAACCGCGCTGAAGGCGCCCTATGCGCTTTCATTTACAACGGGGGACTGAGGTAGGCGCGACCTTCAGGTCGCGTGCCTTTGTAGGGGCGGGGCATGCCCCGCCCGGAAGCTCAGATGATACGATGACCCTAGCGGGCGACGCATGCGTCGCCCCTACATCAGGCGACCTGCCAGACCGAACAAACGCAGGCTAAAGCCTGCGCCTACCGAACCCGAGGCATCGATATTTCCGATCGAGCCCGAGGCATCGGTAGGCGCGACCTTCAGGTCGCGTACCGGTCGGCGCGGCCTGAACGCTGTGGCTACCTTGTATTCCCGATTGATTTTAACGGGATTTTTGACTTTATTTCCTCTGCATTCCAGCTCAGCGCTGTTCCAATTCCACTCCAGGCCGAACGCAAAAGGCTGCATGTCCACCCCTTTGATGCTACAATATGCCCGGATGAAAGCGAAGCATCCCGGCACGATCCTTCTTTTTCGTCTCGGCGACTTCTATGAGACGTTTGAGGAGGACGCCGGAGTGACCTCCCGTGTCCTCGGAATCACGCTGACGAAGCGGGGGAACGGCACCGCCGGTGATATTCCACTTGCAGGGTTTCCCTACCACGCGCTCGACGCCTACCTTCCGAAACTGGTGAAGGCAGGCCTCCGCGTGGCAATCTGCGAGCAGCTCGAGGACCCGAAGCTCGCCAAGGGAATCGTGAAGCGGGACGTCGTCGAGGTCGTGACTCCCGGAGTGGCATTCTCCGACAAGGTCCTGGAACAGAAGCAGAATAACTACCTCCTGGCGGTCGCGCTCCCGCATGCTCTTGCCACAGGGGACGAGACGATCGGAATCGCCTATGTCGACGTGACCACAGCGGAATTCGGGGTCGGCGAGCTCCCGCTCCGCCAGCTTACCGACCAGGTTGCGTCGTTCGCCCCTTCGGAGATACTGGTTCAGAAGCGCGACATGGAGACCGTCCGCGTGATCCTGAAGGCCGGCTATGCCGGCGCATATTCCCGGCTCGACGATTGGATTTTCGAACGTGAGTACGCCCATGGCCTCCTCACCACACATTTCAAAACAAGGACATTGAAAGGGTTCGGGATCGAGGAGATGACGTGGGGGGTCACGGCGGCCGGAGCGATCATGAACTATCTCGAGGAAACGCAGAAGACCAACCTCGACCACATCCGGAAAATCGTTCCCTTTGTCGCCGGCGATTATATCCTCCTCGACGGCTCGACGAAACGCAATCTGGAAATCACACAGTCAATCGACGGCGGTGAAAAGGGAACATTATTCAGCGTTCTCGACCGGACCCGCACTCCGATGGGGGGCCGCATGCTGAAGAACTGGATCAGCCGCCCCCTGCGGAAGCTGGCACCTCTCCGAGCGCGGCTCGCAGCAGTTGAAGAGCTCGCAGAAACGGGAGAGGCGGCCGCGGCCGTCCCGGACCTCCTCTCCGGCATCGGCGACCTCGAACGGCTCGTCTCGAAGATTTCGACGAACCGCGCCAACCCGCGGGAAGTCGTCGTTCTTAAGGAGACGCTTGCGCAAGTCACGAAACTGAAGGCCGGGATGAAAACCGTCTCCTCCACTGCGCTCGTGGAGATTCGGGACCAGCTTCAACCGCTCGACCCGCTCGCCGAAAGGATCTCCGCCGCGATCTCAGACGACCCTCCCTTCTCGCTTGCCGACGGAGGAGTCATACGCCCCGGATACAGCAAAGAGCTCGATACACTCCGGGAGATCACGCGCGACGGAAAATCATGGATCGCCCGCCTGCAGGTCGAAGAGCGGGAGCGGACAGGGATTTCATCTCTCAAGGTCGGCTTCAATAACGTGTTCGGTTACTACATCGAGGTGACGAACACCCATAAGGAGAAGGTGCCGGAGAGCTACGTGCGGAAACAGACTCTTGCGAACGCCGAGCGTTTCATCACGGCCGGGTTGAAGGAGTACGAGGAGAAGATCCTGAACGCCGAGGAGAGGATTCTCAAGCTGGAGTCGGATCTCTTCGGGGAATTGCGCACTGCGATCGCGGAACATTCGGAGCCGATTCTGCGGAACGCGGGCCTGATCGCCAGGGCCGATTGCCTCGTCTCCCTGGCGGAAGTTGCAAGGAAGAATCACTATGTCCTTCCCTTGTTGAGCGAGGACTCGCGGATCGAGATCGAGGGAGGGCGGCATCCCGTGATCGAACACCTCCTTCCTCCCGGCGACTCCTACACTCCCAACGATACGCTCCTCGATACAGAGGAGAATCAGGTCCTGATCATCACCGGCCCCAACATGAGCGGCAAGTCGAGCTATCTCAGGCAGGTCGGATTGATCGTGCTCCTGGCGCACATCGGCAGCTTCGTCCCTGCGAAAGCCGCCCGCATCGGGCTCGTCGACAGGATCTACACGCGTGTGGGAGCGAGCGACAATATCGCCTCCGGAGAGAGCACCTTTCTTGTGGAGATGCACGAAGCCGCGAACATCCTGAACACGGCTTCTTCCAGGAGCCTGATCCTCCTCGACGAGGTCGGACGCGGCACAAGCACCTTCGACGGCATCAGCATCGCCTGGGCTCTCACGGAGTATATTCACGACCGGATCGGCGCCAAAACGCTCTTCGCGACGCACTACCATGAACTCAACGAGCTCGCCCGTCTCTTCCCGCGGATCAAGAACCTGAAAGTGGAAGTCCGGGAGTACGAAGACCGCGTGATCTTCCTGCATAAGGTCACTCCCGGATTCGCGGACCACTCCTACGGGATCCAGGTCGCCCAGATGGCCGGCCTCCCCGCGGAGGTGACGGAGCGGGCGAAGGAACTTCTCGGGAATCTCGAGGGATCGGAGTTGAACGTCCACTCCGGGCCGGTAGCGAAGGGCAGGATCGCCCCTCCGGAGATCCAGATGACGCTCTTCGACGGACAGGACAAATTGCGCGAAGAATTGCAAGCGCTCGAAATAGATAAGATGACGCCGCTGGAAGCCCTGCAAAAACTCGCGGAGCTCCGGCAGAAGCATAGCCGCTAAACAAACACTCTCCCGAAAACCGCCATGCAAAGACGAGAATTCATCAGGACCACGGCCGCGGGATCCCTCCTTCCCGTCGCCCTTTCACAGGCTTTCTCCCGGCTCCCCGATGAGAAAAATCCAAAGGTGAAAGAGCTCCGCGACAGAATCAAGCCGGTCACGGAGGGAGAGCGGCTTCAGCGGCAGGAGAACGCGCGGAAATTGATGGCCGGGCAGGGGATCGACGCCCTCATCCTCGAGGGGGGCACAAGCATGAGCTATTTCTCAGGCGTGAGTTGGGGGCGGAGCGAGCGTCTCTTTGCCATGGTCCTTCCGAAGAAGGGGGAGGCGCAGTTCGTGGCTCCGAAATTCGAGGAGGCCCGTGCGCGCGAACAGGTGGGGACCGCAACATTACTGACCTGGGAGGAAGACGAAAGCCCGTATGCGCTGATCAAGGACATACTGGCCGGCGCGGGCGCGACGACCGGGACACTCGGCATCGAGGAAACCACCCGGCACTTCGTCACGGAGAACATCTCCCGGGCGATGAGCGGGGCGACGCTTGCGAGCGGCACTCCCGTCACCGCCGGCTGCCGGAGCGTCAAATCGGAACACGAAATCGAGTTGATGCAGATCGCGAACGATATCACCGCGACGGTGTACAAGGATTCCCTCCGGTATCTCAAAGACGGCCTCTCGGAACGAGAGTTCGGCGCCACGCTGACGAAACTCTTCGCCGAATTCGGGGTAAGCGGAGGGGCGCTAGTGCTGTTCGGCGAAGCTTCGGCGCATCCTCACGGATCCGTGAAGGAGCACGTGCTCCATGAAGGGCAGATCGTGCTGATCGACGGGGGATGCACCGTCGAAGGGTACGGCTCGGACATCACGCGAACCACGGTGTTCGGTAAACCGACGGAGAAAATGCGGTCGGTCTGGAACATCGTTCGCCGGGCGCAGGACGCCGGGCTCGCGGCGGCAAAACCGGGAGCGCCCGCCGAGACGATCGACGCGGCGGCCAGAAAGGTCATCACCGACGCCGGCTACGGTCCCGGCTACAAGTACTTCACGCACCGGCTCGGACACGGGATCG
This window contains:
- a CDS encoding 6-phosphofructokinase translates to MRFGILTGGGDVPGLNPCIKAAVYHASEENHQTIGIRRGWGGLLNFNPDDKQTHDAHTLQLTRSNTRTIDRTGGTSLHTSRTNPGKVKRKELPDFLKGGFQEGAADEPVDCTQHILRVLEHLKLDALIAIGGDDTLSYAVRLHKEGFPVVCIPKTMDNDVHGTDYCIGFSTAVTRSVEYIHALRTPAGSHERIAVVELFGRYSGETSLISAYLAGVDRAIITEVDFDIEKLIGYLVEDRNENPSRYAIMTISEGAKPLGGQMIMKGEADAYGHKKLGGIGEYVAHELEKRSGIRSVYQQLAYLMRSGAPDALDLMVSTSYGHLAMDLLLKKQVGRMVALRDGKYTTVSANIIAEGKKRVDVDELYDVDQYRPKVAHLLGKPMFLY
- a CDS encoding Ig-like domain-containing protein — protein: MLKLSVTTAVLLTLFALSCKGPEGPAGPAGPSGTGIESLSDPSVQPRVIYTYPPANVPGPYDDFYQLLGWYGEGDYGFYIPIYISQFQVRFNKYMDRSSVRRSIAVSSPDGGVRADTNYMISLGGDVFLINPVDTLGNRFSQWKVGETYTFGVAAGARDINGNTFQPGFSMSFTPEPFFRVRKVSPPDGASDVTPQGLYYGEIVLVFNSRVDTSVFSSIQITPDIPGDWWLSYDSTSIYRWVGQDLRNSTSYTMTVNTTAHDRAGNHLPVPFTSSFTTSPFRITHTYPANHAGNVEVRPYIAFEFAGVLDSATVRSSFRIQPAATGILNLYSNSTNFQFSLGRDLLFDSTYIVTIDTTLRSRQGLRLAEPYVLTFKTLPFEINSTYPLNHQRYVDRGTNLVVHFDAEIDTSTVRSSFSLADSAGAAVPGTLPSSGWPTNSFVFYPGLLLAPNAAYTATISTGLRSASGTALKAPYALSFTTGD
- the mutS gene encoding DNA mismatch repair protein MutS; amino-acid sequence: MLQYARMKAKHPGTILLFRLGDFYETFEEDAGVTSRVLGITLTKRGNGTAGDIPLAGFPYHALDAYLPKLVKAGLRVAICEQLEDPKLAKGIVKRDVVEVVTPGVAFSDKVLEQKQNNYLLAVALPHALATGDETIGIAYVDVTTAEFGVGELPLRQLTDQVASFAPSEILVQKRDMETVRVILKAGYAGAYSRLDDWIFEREYAHGLLTTHFKTRTLKGFGIEEMTWGVTAAGAIMNYLEETQKTNLDHIRKIVPFVAGDYILLDGSTKRNLEITQSIDGGEKGTLFSVLDRTRTPMGGRMLKNWISRPLRKLAPLRARLAAVEELAETGEAAAAVPDLLSGIGDLERLVSKISTNRANPREVVVLKETLAQVTKLKAGMKTVSSTALVEIRDQLQPLDPLAERISAAISDDPPFSLADGGVIRPGYSKELDTLREITRDGKSWIARLQVEERERTGISSLKVGFNNVFGYYIEVTNTHKEKVPESYVRKQTLANAERFITAGLKEYEEKILNAEERILKLESDLFGELRTAIAEHSEPILRNAGLIARADCLVSLAEVARKNHYVLPLLSEDSRIEIEGGRHPVIEHLLPPGDSYTPNDTLLDTEENQVLIITGPNMSGKSSYLRQVGLIVLLAHIGSFVPAKAARIGLVDRIYTRVGASDNIASGESTFLVEMHEAANILNTASSRSLILLDEVGRGTSTFDGISIAWALTEYIHDRIGAKTLFATHYHELNELARLFPRIKNLKVEVREYEDRVIFLHKVTPGFADHSYGIQVAQMAGLPAEVTERAKELLGNLEGSELNVHSGPVAKGRIAPPEIQMTLFDGQDKLREELQALEIDKMTPLEALQKLAELRQKHSR
- a CDS encoding Xaa-Pro peptidase family protein, with translation MQRREFIRTTAAGSLLPVALSQAFSRLPDEKNPKVKELRDRIKPVTEGERLQRQENARKLMAGQGIDALILEGGTSMSYFSGVSWGRSERLFAMVLPKKGEAQFVAPKFEEARAREQVGTATLLTWEEDESPYALIKDILAGAGATTGTLGIEETTRHFVTENISRAMSGATLASGTPVTAGCRSVKSEHEIELMQIANDITATVYKDSLRYLKDGLSEREFGATLTKLFAEFGVSGGALVLFGEASAHPHGSVKEHVLHEGQIVLIDGGCTVEGYGSDITRTTVFGKPTEKMRSVWNIVRRAQDAGLAAAKPGAPAETIDAAARKVITDAGYGPGYKYFTHRLGHGIGMDGHEWYYLVNGNKRPEAPGNMHSNEPGIYILGEFGIRLEDEMLITGDGAKLLLPQAESLETIFP